A single window of Vigna radiata var. radiata cultivar VC1973A chromosome 4, Vradiata_ver6, whole genome shotgun sequence DNA harbors:
- the LOC106759080 gene encoding uncharacterized protein LOC106759080 isoform X1, which yields MVQWQRHIFPFLRHIHKRLVDHHHVNASAPSLLISRLASSLSQGQIGRRAWTITTPTLPGFSRPIFLGFQHQGISSTAPLLANSSEEAPVLSPLVPISSLGGSKGEDQKQKAVTKPKTVQAILKGIKQSPKKVNLVAALVRGMLVKDALMQLELTIKRAAKTVYQVIHSARANASHNHGLDPERLIVAEAFVGKGYFKKRISFHGCGKSGTILKPECRLTVVVREITPKEEADIARLRVHNFKKLSKRERRLVPHQLIETTPVWGRKNKSSVQNFSAA from the exons ATGGTGCAGTGGCAGAGACACATTTTCCCCTTTCTTCGCCACATTCACAAGCGACTGGTGGATCATCACCATGTCAATGCTTCAGCTCCAAGCCTTCTCATTTCTCGCTTAGCCTCTTCTCTTTCACAAG GTCAGATAGGGAGGAGAGCGTGGACAATAACGACGCCAACTTTGCCCGGTTTCTCAAGACCCATTTTTCTGGGTTTCCAACATCAG GGAATTTCAAGTACTGCTCCATTGCTGGCAAATTCATCTGAGGAAGCACCTGTTTTGTCACCTTTAGTCCCAATTTCATCTTTGGGTGGTTCAAAAGGTGAAGACCAGAAGCAGAAAGCTGTTACTAAGCCAAAAACGGTTCAAGCAATATTAAAGGGAATAAAGCAG AGTCCGAAGAAGGTCAACCTAGTTGCTGCTCTGGTTCGTGGCATGCTTGTTAAAGATGCATTAATGCAGCTGGAATTGACAATAAAAAGAGCAGCAAAAACTGTTTATCAG GTTATACATTCGGCCCGAGCAAATGCCTCTCACAATCATGGGTTAGATCCAGAACGCCTCATTGTAG CGGAAGCATTTGTAGGAAAGGGGTATTTCAAAAAGAGAATTTCCTTCCATGGCTGTGGAAAATCAGGGACCATATTGAAACCAGAATGCCGGCTAACAGTTGTAGTGAGAGAGATAACACCGAAAGAAGAGGCTGATATTGCTAGGTTGAGAGTTCACAACTTTAAGAAACTAAGTAAGCGGGAGAGACGACTTGTGCCTCATCAACTTATTGAGACCACTCCTGTTTGGGGCCGCAAAAACAAATCTAGTGTTCAAAACTTCAGTGCTGCTTAA
- the LOC106759080 gene encoding uncharacterized protein LOC106759080 isoform X2 codes for MFGDFNKQGISSTAPLLANSSEEAPVLSPLVPISSLGGSKGEDQKQKAVTKPKTVQAILKGIKQSPKKVNLVAALVRGMLVKDALMQLELTIKRAAKTVYQVIHSARANASHNHGLDPERLIVAEAFVGKGYFKKRISFHGCGKSGTILKPECRLTVVVREITPKEEADIARLRVHNFKKLSKRERRLVPHQLIETTPVWGRKNKSSVQNFSAA; via the exons ATGTTTGGAGATTTTAATAAACAG GGAATTTCAAGTACTGCTCCATTGCTGGCAAATTCATCTGAGGAAGCACCTGTTTTGTCACCTTTAGTCCCAATTTCATCTTTGGGTGGTTCAAAAGGTGAAGACCAGAAGCAGAAAGCTGTTACTAAGCCAAAAACGGTTCAAGCAATATTAAAGGGAATAAAGCAG AGTCCGAAGAAGGTCAACCTAGTTGCTGCTCTGGTTCGTGGCATGCTTGTTAAAGATGCATTAATGCAGCTGGAATTGACAATAAAAAGAGCAGCAAAAACTGTTTATCAG GTTATACATTCGGCCCGAGCAAATGCCTCTCACAATCATGGGTTAGATCCAGAACGCCTCATTGTAG CGGAAGCATTTGTAGGAAAGGGGTATTTCAAAAAGAGAATTTCCTTCCATGGCTGTGGAAAATCAGGGACCATATTGAAACCAGAATGCCGGCTAACAGTTGTAGTGAGAGAGATAACACCGAAAGAAGAGGCTGATATTGCTAGGTTGAGAGTTCACAACTTTAAGAAACTAAGTAAGCGGGAGAGACGACTTGTGCCTCATCAACTTATTGAGACCACTCCTGTTTGGGGCCGCAAAAACAAATCTAGTGTTCAAAACTTCAGTGCTGCTTAA